TACTCACGTGACATGCCATTAACTTAAACATGAAAAATATGATGTGAACTAtgcgatgcgatgagcaAAAGAGTTGTGCACAACAGACCTTGGACATGTCGAAATCTCATGGGATCCGAATTCCCGGCGTGTtgcttgatgagctgaaaGCTACTGACTATGACGGTGATGACAGATTTGCGACCAAAAAGCGGAAGCAAAGCTCGCAGATAGGCAGAAAGGAAAAGCGAAAGCAGCAAAGAATGGCGAAGAAGCAAACCAGACAGGGCCACAAACAAGAGTCTGAAAGAAAGGGCCAAGGGCATGAGAGTAAAGGTCATGCCAAAGTCAAGAATAATAAAAACGCGAAGAAACCCTCAAAGCTCacagagaagaagcgccAGGCCGCCCCAGCCAAAGCGGCTAAAGATGTGAGTAATCCTTTCTCCTCCGACGATGAGCTTTCCTCTGGCGATTTcgaagaatttgatgaagaggatcTCGATTCAGAAGAGTGGGAGCAGTTGCGCGACTTAGAAGGCACggatgatgaagatgagaaggcagaagaagaagacgatgatgatTCTCATCAAAGCGTCAGCGAGAGCTCTGACGAAAGCGAAGCCACTATGACCCCTGAGGAAACCATGGCAGCTCTGAAAAGGGCtaaagagaagaaaaacGCTGCTCAAACTCAACAAGCAAGAGCTCAACATAGTgagagcgaagaagaagaagaagaagaagttgacgaGCAGCTTTCAGAGTTTGATGAGTCTGACTCCGGAGATGATTCCGAATCACAAGTTATGACTGTGGAGGAAACCATGGCTGCTCTGAAAAGGGctaaagagaagaagcttcaacaaaaacatgcTGCTAAGGCTGATAGACGTGAAGAGAGAAATGGCAGAAATATTAAAAACGCAGAAGAAGCGTTTTCTGGTCAAGATGAGTCGGAGGCTGAAGGTATGACCGCAGAGGAAACAATGGAAGCTTTGAAACAagccaaagagaagaagagaaaacagTCAAAGGGTCATGCCTCAAAGGACAGCAAAGACGAAAAGTTTGCTACGCCAGCTCTTTCCCCTTCAGAATTAGCTCAGGCTGAAAAGGATAAATGGGATTATGATTACTATGCCAAGAAACTGGGCATGAAAGGCAACAaaaagaaattgaaagcCAAGGATGATTTTGATGCCATCGGTGGCCTTCTCGAAGGGcttgatttctttgaaaactatACAAGCGACGAGGTTCAATCATCTAGCGGAGAAAGCGAAGAGGAACAATCAAGCGACGGGGGAGAAGATGAAAGCGAGCCTGAGGAGGGATCAAGTGACGCAGGGAAGGCATTTTCCTCTGACGACGAGATCTCAGAAGGCGACTTTGACGAAttcgatgaagaagacctGGATGAAGACGAGTGGGAACAGCTTAGGGAACTCGAAGGTGGAGAAAAGCCtgcaaaaagctcaaagaaggagAACCCGTACGCCGCGCCTGTGTCTGCAGCTTCCGCATACGTTCCACCTTCTCTccgaaagaagaacttaGAAAACGTTGAATCCGAAACCGCGATCGAGGTTGGAAAAAAGGTCAAGTCATCTTTGAACAAACTATCTGAATCGAACATTACTGTCATAGTTAGCGCGCTCAACGAAATTTACGACTCATATCCAAGACAGCTTGTCAACGAAGCACTTGCACATCAAACGCTGCAAATTGTTGCTCACCGTGATAAGTTGCTGGATAGCTTCATTATAAACTACGCGGCTGTTGTTTATAGTTTGTGGAGATTGAGAGGAACAGAAGTCGGAGCCTCATTCATACAAACGTGGGTCGAAAGACTTCTTGAGTCGTATCACAGTGAGCAGCAGAGGCTCGAAAACGAGAAAGAGCATGGCGGCCCTCTGATTGCATCGAAAGAGTGTAACAACCTGATAGCATTGCTTTCTTACTGTTACAACTTTGGCCTTATTTCTTGCCGTCTGGTCTATGACTTGGTCAAGGTTCTCATCAGCACCCCTAATGAATTCACAACCGAGCTTTTGCTTAGAGTAATATCAATATCTGGGCAGCTGATCCGTGGCGACGACCCTAAAGCATTGAAAGAAATTATTGTGGAGCTCTTGAACAGTGTTAAAACCGTTCAACAGTCCCCTAGAATGAAGTTTCTGCTAGAGGTTATGTctgatctcaaaaataatCGTCTGAAACCATCACTGTTAGCACTAAGTCATAGTGGGCTAAAGAAACAATTatcgaacttcttgagtAACACCGCGACTGCAGCCAACGATCCCTTACAGGTGAGCTTATATGATATTAATAACATCGAGACCAGGGGTAAGTGGTGGTTGGTTGGTGCGTCGTGGAAGGGAAACATGGATTCCGCCTTTGAGAGTAGAAATGATTCGAAAACAGGCTCTGATAACGCCATTCAATCAAGTATTCTCATTGAAGACAACATTCTCGATGATATACCGGATTGGAGCGAAATAGCAAGAGCACAAAAAATGAACACTGAGGTGAGAAGGGCTATTTTTGTAAGTATCATGTCCGCGCAGGACTTTCTGGACGCTTTTGCCAACATCGAGAAATTGAATCTCAAGAATAAACAGAGTTTAGAGATACCTAGGGTCCTGGTGCATTGTCTCACAATGGAAGGCACCTCCGGCTCCTACAATCCATTCTATACGCTTTTAGCGATCAAATTATGCCAGCATAACCACCATATCGCAAAGTCCTTTCAATTCATGTTCTGGGACATGACAAAAAAGTTCGAGCACGAAGAGGActcttctgatgaagaaggctTTGCGTCCGGAGAAGAAATGGATGAAAACGAAAGCCTTAAGAAAATTTCCTGCCAAGGAAAGTTTTTTGGTACTCTTCTAGCAGAGGAGGTCCTGAAGCTTGACGTCTTCAAGCATGTTCCTCTCATGGGAGGATTGAACGAGGACGGAACTTTATTTATggaagttcttcttttccagtTTCTGCTATCCATCGGAAAGAAGTGcgaaaagaaaaccaagaaaGGTTCCCAAAGGATATACACTTATGAAGATGGCGTTTTTGAGAGACTTATCGAACAAGGGCTGAAACTGGAAAATAAATCAAGCATATTCATGGCCCTCAAAGTGTTCCTTGGCAAAAGACTCAAGTATCATGCTTATATTACAGAACCCAAGGATTCGAAGGGCTACGAGAGggaaaaaagaagactaGATTGGGCTACATCGCGTTTCGGGGAGGTTCTTGCAGATGAAATTGAGCCTTCTGAGTAGCGGCCGCTAACTTGCGTCAGCGTGCGATATGCGAACACATATTGTCTATATACTCATTTACTAGAGTTTTGATAGAAGGCCCTCATGATATGCTCATTTTTAGATTTGTGATGTTGTAAATTACATGGATTCCTGTGCATCTGATATAGATTTACACAGCTGACGGCCGTCGGCTTTCTGCTTTACCCTTATGATGTAGTTTTCTAGCTTACCATCTGCGTTGACAACGGGACACTTGACAAAGTTTTCTTTATCTGCGTCAGCTGGAGTATACTGGAAGCTCTTAACGACCTTGGTGTTCAAAAGAATGTGGCCCATACCATCTGATCTGCACAGGATCCGAACTTTTGCCTTGTCgtctttgttttgaagaagcttcagcTCCCCGACACCACGGGACTCATAAGCCTTGGTCTCTGGATTAATTACCATCAGCTTGGCGCGCTTAGAAAATAACAAATTCTCGGCCTCCTCACCATTAGACATGACCATGGCTTGACCCTGCTCAGTGTCCGCCTTTGGTTCTGAAGCTGCTTCTGGTTTAGTCTCAGGTGCTGCCTCGGCCTTTTCTGTTGCAGCAGGCTCAGAACCGTTGGCTTCAGTTGACTGCGAGGCGTTTTGTCCCGCCGCAGGTGCAGATGTgttggaagaaaagggcaAACTGAATTTGAACCCGCCGGATGGTGGTTCCTTAgacgctgctgctgctgctggcttgCCGAAGCTGAAACTTGGAGCAGCTGGGCTGCTCGAGGCACCGAATGTAAAAGGCTTTGGCTTCTCGCCAGAACCGTCCTTTTGCGCCTCTCCTGAAGCGGCTGAGGCGTTGCCTGGAGCCCCAAACGTGAAGGAAGGTTTAGGTTTGTCAGCTGCTGGTTGCCCGAAGGTGAAAGAAGGTTTCACTGAGCCATCTTGTTTGTTGGCAGTAGCAGCGGGTTGACTGAACGAGAAGGGTTTAGGATTTGCCTCTTGAGCGGGAGCGGCGCTGCTCTTGGAAAACGAGAATGGTGCTGCCTTCTGCTCTGTGTCAGGTTTCGAAGGCTCTGAGGATGAGCCAAGGGCGGATGCAGTCTTGGAGCTGTCATCGCTGGTCTTGTTAGCACCAAAGGAAAACGAGAATGCGGGCTTTTCCTGTGTAGGCTTATCCTCGACAGCGGCGGGCTTGCCGAAAGTGAAAGCTGGCTTGGTCGCTTTCTCAGCGCCAAATGAGAATTTTGGTTGATGTGGCTGAGCCTGGCCTTTGGCCTTTTCCGAGGTTTCAGATGGCTTTGAATCGGCTTCCGTGGCTTCAGGCTTCAATTTGAAGACGCTATCGGAAGGCTTGGACGCCGCGTTATTCTGGAATGTAAATTGGGGCCCTTTGATCTCGACTTCGCTCTCGGAGTCAGATGGATCGCGCTTTGCAGGCTTCTTGGGCCCGAAGCTAAATACCGAACTGGTCGTAGTGGGCTTCTGGGTCAGAGTAAACGTAGGACCCTGAACTTTGACGTCGCcgtcgtcgctgtcgcttTCAGAGTCTGACTTTGCGGCCGGAGCAGCGGGCTTCGCAGCAGGCTTCGCAGCGGGTTTTGCAGCGATTTCCGCGGCAGGCTGCGCGGCGGGCTTTTCGGCTGACTGTGTGTCGCGGAAGTACTTCTGGTACTGCGCAAAAACGCTGGAAAGGTCTGCACAAGGGTCCGCAGCGATGAACTGTGCGATCTTAGCCTGGAACTGCAGGTTGAGAGCCTTACGACGTGCGCCTTGAGCTGCGTCGCTGGTGGTAGCACGGCTTGCGCCGGCTCCGGCTGTTGAGCTTGGGCCGCCGGAAAACGAAAACGCATTGGCCATGCTGGATTCAGCACTGGTCCCGGCGCCGGCCCCTAgctgtctcttcttcctggGTTGCGCTATCCTGCGTGTGCGCATTACATCATTCGAcgctttcttgaagccgTTGCTAGGCTCCAAGTCCACTTCTTGGTCGTCAGCGTCTGTCGCCAAGCTCTCTCTTGTTATCTGCGCGTCCGCAATACGCTTAGCCATGGCTCGGAAAGGTGTCGtgacaagcttcaagaaaccCTGTGAAGAACCATCGAAGCTGTCCAAGACGCTTTTTACATTCTGAAGTCTGTCTACCAAAAAGATATCACGAGCGCTAGCCCGACAAAAATCGATTCCACTGCGGGGAGTCGAACCCCGGCATACACAGCAAGAGCGTAATGTGATAGCCGTTACACTATACTGGGCGCTATGGAAAATGTCCAGATTTTCTGAGGACCAGGCGACATATACGTAATATGTGATATGCATCAGTTTTAAGCATTTGTCACGTGAACAGGACCTGTGACTGTTACACCCAAACATCTTTCAAATACAATAAACCATACACCACGAAAATTTCTTGGATTTACAGAAAAGTTGCGTGGGTCGGTGATTAAACTCGATCTAACACCCCTCCCATGGAATCTACGCTGAGGGCCCGGCGTAACCTCCGCTGGGATGGCGGAGACCCAGCTCCCCAGCCTGCGCCCAGGCAGTGTCCGAGGGGCGGCGCCGGCTAGGCGGACTCTCGCGGGGGACTCGCCGCTGGATGCAGCAGGGACGCGGGCGGAGAGCCAGGTAGTCTTACCGAATAAGACAAAAGATGCAGCATCATTCGTAAACTTACTCCTTCGATAGACCAGCAACGGAATTTAGAGTATGTGAGGGTATAGATGAGATGAAACGCGTGGGAAAGCACAGGCGATGCGAGGCATGGTAGACTGGTGAATATGGAGCGCCGGAACGCAGAAGAGCCCGAAATGATCAAGGTTTGGCTCCGCCACTAAATGAGGAGTATACAAGACTGAGTTTGAGCCCGAGAGTGTTTGCAATAGAGTTAACGAGACAGTGCGGTCCCTACCGCTCTGCTGTGGATTACTGATTTACAGCGGTCGCAAGCCCGCACGAAATGCTTTTCCCGTTGTTTACCCCTTGTGAAACCATCTACTAACACGCGCAGTAATATGCctccaaaacaacaattGTCTAAGGCCCAGAaggccgccgccgccatGGCCGGTGGTAAgaagtccaagaagaagtggTCCAAGAAGTCCCACAAGGACAAGGCCCAGCACGCTATCATCTTGGACCAGGAGAAGTACGACAGAATCATGAAGGAGGTCCCAACCTACAGATACGTCTCTGTCTCCGTTCTGGTCGACAGATTGAAGCTCGGTGGCTCTTTGGCCAGAGTTGTGTTGAGACAGTTGGAGCAAGACGGTGTCATCAAGCCAATCTCCAAGCACTCCACTCAGGCCATCTACGCTAGAGCCACTGCTGCTTAAGCGCCCCACAATGGATATTTAGGTTCTCTGTTCTCTACGTACTCTGTTGTAATAACCAACATCGTTATAATGACGCCTGCCGTTACGGCCAGCACGCCCTGATGTGCTCACGTTGCCTGCGCTCGGCATGTCATGTGCCAGGCTGCCCATACTTCGCTGAAGCCCTAACGGCATCTACACTGCAAATTTTTTCGCCTTGGAAATCTTCTCTATAAAAAGCGCCGGtcctgctcatcgctttgGCATCTGAGCATCATTTTTCTACAAGAGCACGCGCCTCCGGCGCGTGTAAGCATGAGGGCCATGGTCAATTTTGTATGCTTGGGCCCCTTCTCTCTTCTTACATGATTATGAAAACAATCTATTAAGTCTGAGGATGTACATGCAGGACTAAATTGTTAAGGAATTCTTCGTTTATGATCTGGAATTTAGAATTGCGGTTCAAGCCACAAGATTCCCATGACCCGTGTGTCCATGAGTTCATGGACCAGCAGTTGGATAATACTTTTCGCTTTCCTCCGTGTGATGAACGACTTCCACGTCTTTTTTCTATCCGGCGATGATTCTTCGAATATGTGCCTCGGATAATAACATGCATCACCATCTGACTCGAGAAGCTGATATATTACCAGTGTTGTTCGGCTAATACGTAGGCGTGCCCCAAGGGCCGCGCTCTTGCTAGTGTCTTTGCATGATGATAACCTTACATCAGTTCTGCTTCTGAACCAAAAATCCAGGAAGATAACCTATTTAccaaagctcaaaaatctgAATATGCAAGACCTCTTGGCGTAAGCGCATAATCTTTACAGCTAAACATAGCTACTTAATCTCGCGACTTGCCGGCGCTAGTATGGCTTCGCGATCTCcgcccttttcttcttgctctcgTCCATTCTCAGGTAGAGAAACTCTTTGACCTGCTTCCACTGCGACTCGAACTTGGGTGGCACCTTTTTGTCGAGTTTGACCACAAGTCTCAACAACGTGACTTGGGCGTAGGGCGAGAAGTTAAGTCTGAGCCAATAGATGGCCAGGTACAACGCCAGTACAAACCCAGACGCgcccttgaaagaaatcgTGTCCAAAAATAGGATGCCCGCCACGATCAACTCCGAGTACGCTATGACGTGCAGCAGCTGTGTATTTTGCGCGCTTGACTCCTTCTCTTCGCTTTCATTTTCCTTGACTGTGAGGTGCAGGTAGCTGGTGAGCATGAATGGGATtaatttgaaaatagtCGCCCGGCTGAAGAGCCACAAGCACGCAATCAGAATGCTCTGGAAATTCTCCTTGCTCAACAGATCGTACCAGCTAGGGTTGAGCGCGTTCCAGTTCTGATAGCTGGTAACACCGTAGGAGAGAAACACCCCAATTACGGACAAGCGGTATGAGATTTGCGGGAACAGGCGCCATAACCACTTCAGCCACGTTCTGGGCTTGTTGATAGGTGGTCTGGCGATTAAAAACAGCGTCTTCCAGGAACGGTACCTGTAAAAGGTTAAGCACTGGAACAGGTAAAAGACAGCGTAGATGGCCCCGCAAGCAAGGGTCAGACCGTGGCCCGCAGTCCAGATGATCTTCTGCTTGGCGAGCGGGTCGACCTTGGCCTTAGGTTTCTTCCTAATGATCTTTTGAACAGCCATTGTGCTGTTTAGGGGAGGTCAAGTTGTGCTTCGTGTTGTGGATGGAATTctccttcaaaagttcgTAAATATTATGGAATATTTATTTCATGTAGAGAAGAATGCAATGTGAAGCCCTAGAACCCCGATGTAACAGTACAAGAGGAGAAACTCGGCAGCTGTCAAAGAATAGAAGGGAGGACCTGATATATACCGCTACCCACAGGCGCTCCAGGCCCATGAGGCGGAGCACGTCTGTCCTCTATTCAGTAACTTGGTTGGCTTTGACCGATGGCTCGTACATAATCACTCGACGGTTAGTTGTTTCCAGGAAAGGGCTTGAAACAGAGCCCAGTTTATAGGGCTACGCCGCCACATGGGAATCGAGTTTACAGAGGAACCAGCAATGCGTATCATCGTGGCTCGTTTGGCTCGTTTTGAACCAAGGGACGCGCTACTAGCCTCCCGCTCattcttcgaaaaaatATAGGGAGGGATCTAAATATGGCCACTGGTTGGGTTGACCGATACCTTAGGGGACACCACTTATAATATCTGTAGCATCCCATAAGAGGCCACAACAGTCTTCATGTTTTGGTCTCGCCTCATCTCTAAGTAATAACATGATCATGTCTTTATTCTATGACGAAAAACATCTTCCCAAACATTTAATAATTGGTTGTTTGGCCGAGCGGTCTAAGGCGCCTGATTCAAGATAACTCATCTTGACACTGATAACAGTGGAACACTCAGGTATCGTAAGATGCAAGAGTTCGAATCTCTTAGCAACCAttattttttatttttttgctAGCACTTTAGCATGCTTGCTTGAGTCAGGCATATTCTTGCAGTGCCAGTAGCTCCATGCTAACAGCACTATGACTGCGTAAGAAAATACTCTATCAAACCTATCTATTTATCGATCCTGGAAAAAGCAGTTCCAAATGTGTTTCCCGGAAACGCTCCCGCCGCGGTTGACATTGAAGAGgttttcatcgtcatcttcttcgtcgctgtcgtcaCCATCCTGGGTAGTAATGCCTCCATTGCCGGTTATGCTTTTTGCTTTAAAAGTGCGATCCTTGAAATTCTGAgttctcttttgcttcCGAGACGCCTCCCTTTCTTCCAGGACGCCTTTGAGCCTGACAATATTTTGCTCTACGGTGTTTCTCACCACAAAATTCCACACGTGCGTCTCTCTAGTCTGCCCGATCCTGTGGGTCCTATTGATCGCTTGTTGTTCATCACTAGTGTTCATTATCGGGTCCATTATAAAGACGTGAGTGGCGTTCACCAGTGTAAGGCCCGTGGCTTGGCGCGTCACATTTAACAATAGACAAGTGACATCTGgattctttttgaacttctccaccattttggaaaactttcCTGCTCCGGCCGTGTTGCAGTGCAGCACTGAATGCTGCTTGAGCACTTTGGACAAGAGATTGAGAAATTCAGAATACTGTGAGTAAATGATTATTTGAGGAGGGGGgtcgctgctgctctccTCGCTATTGTTTTTATGCCGGTACAGCAAATAAAGTACCAGCTTCACTGCAAAATCGATTTTAACCCCGTAGCTTTCTTTCAGGGCAAGTTGGTTGATCTTCTCTAGATCAGGGTATCTGCGGAACTTGAGTGGGTATTCGCCCTCGGACGAGCCGTTGTTGAGCGTAGtttctatttttttgttgtctccatcttgttgagctgccGAGTCCTGCTCTGAGTCTGCTTCTGGCTGGGCGTCTTGGAATTTAAAGCTGTACACCTCAGACATTGATGTCTGCATTTTGCACAAAGGGCAAGAGGCATGGTTTTTCAACCAGCTGAAGATGCAGCTTTGACAGAAAAAGTGGCCACATTTTATTACCGAGCCCATGTAAATTTCGCCAAGGCAAATGGTGCAGTTAAATGTGTTctcgtttttcaaaccctccttcaactttgttAAAGTCTCGAGATATTTCAACCTTGACTGAAGATTGTTGATTTTCTGAGAGTTTTTGCTTAGGAGAGTGTTGTCCTTGACGTTTTTCAATATAGATGCCCGCGTGGATGGCTTTAGTTGAATCAAAGGTACTAACGAGTCGGAAATCCTTTGAAGGTTACTAAAGTATGCAGTTTTGGCATTGTATATGtcattgaactttttcaaatgtTCTCTGAGCTGCTTGATTTCCTTTCTTAATTTGGCTgtctctttttcgaaacCAAGCAAATAAGTTTCGAACTTGCTGTCGTCCTTCTGTGATGACCCAGCGAGACTTTTAACAATATTGACGTTTTTCAGGTCCGTAAAAATGGGCTTGAGTGTAGGACTTTCTGGGAGGAAAAGTTCACCCGCCAAAGTTACGTGAAAATCTGAGAGTGTCTCAGTGTTTCTTAGCATATTTTTTGAGGAACCCGCAGTTTCTTCCTCTGCGGTTATGATGTCCTCTCTATTACTCAAGATTCTCTCGAGGCAGTCAAGTATCGCAAACATCTTGTCTTGGTTATCGATGGAGTTCTCGTAATCTAGTGCCTTTTCATCTTCGTTTTCTTCGGTGTATTCCCGAATAATAGGCCTATAAGAATGCTGCTGGAGCCGCTCCACTAGCTCATTAAATTGCTGCGACTGTTTATCGAGATTCTGAAACGCAGCTCGCAAGCGCTTGAAGCAGTTTGCTACGTGAAGATTTGAGGAATAGTCCTCGTCCCATGCGAATGGTAtttccttcaaaaaacaagtGACAGAAGATTTCTTGTTTGTGAAAAACTTTTGGACACTGATGATTTCTGAGTCGACTCTTTCGATTCTATCAGCCAGTATCGCTTTTCTCAATGCTTCAGCGTGGGCGTAGTTCTGCTGCTCAAGGATCTGGTATGAGTTTATCTCTTTCATCTCTTCCTCTGAATAAACGTCAGTGTAACTGCGAGAGACCACgctttttgatgagttgCTTTCCTTT
The Lachancea thermotolerans CBS 6340 chromosome G complete sequence genome window above contains:
- the SGD1 gene encoding Sgd1p (some similarities with uniprot|Q06132 Saccharomyces cerevisiae YLR336C SGD1 Suppressor of Glycerol Defect may be involved in high osmolarity signaling pathway) codes for the protein MRCDEQKSCAQQTLDMSKSHGIRIPGVLLDELKATDYDGDDRFATKKRKQSSQIGRKEKRKQQRMAKKQTRQGHKQESERKGQGHESKGHAKVKNNKNAKKPSKLTEKKRQAAPAKAAKDVSNPFSSDDELSSGDFEEFDEEDLDSEEWEQLRDLEGTDDEDEKAEEEDDDDSHQSVSESSDESEATMTPEETMAALKRAKEKKNAAQTQQARAQHSESEEEEEEEVDEQLSEFDESDSGDDSESQVMTVEETMAALKRAKEKKLQQKHAAKADRREERNGRNIKNAEEAFSGQDESEAEGMTAEETMEALKQAKEKKRKQSKGHASKDSKDEKFATPALSPSELAQAEKDKWDYDYYAKKLGMKGNKKKLKAKDDFDAIGGLLEGLDFFENYTSDEVQSSSGESEEEQSSDGGEDESEPEEGSSDAGKAFSSDDEISEGDFDEFDEEDLDEDEWEQLRELEGGEKPAKSSKKENPYAAPVSAASAYVPPSLRKKNLENVESETAIEVGKKVKSSLNKLSESNITVIVSALNEIYDSYPRQLVNEALAHQTLQIVAHRDKLLDSFIINYAAVVYSLWRLRGTEVGASFIQTWVERLLESYHSEQQRLENEKEHGGPLIASKECNNLIALLSYCYNFGLISCRLVYDLVKVLISTPNEFTTELLLRVISISGQLIRGDDPKALKEIIVELLNSVKTVQQSPRMKFLLEVMSDLKNNRLKPSLLALSHSGLKKQLSNFLSNTATAANDPLQVSLYDINNIETRGKWWLVGASWKGNMDSAFESRNDSKTGSDNAIQSSILIEDNILDDIPDWSEIARAQKMNTEVRRAIFVSIMSAQDFLDAFANIEKLNLKNKQSLEIPRVLVHCLTMEGTSGSYNPFYTLLAIKLCQHNHHIAKSFQFMFWDMTKKFEHEEDSSDEEGFASGEEMDENESLKKISCQGKFFGTLLAEEVLKLDVFKHVPLMGGLNEDGTLFMEVLLFQFLLSIGKKCEKKTKKGSQRIYTYEDGVFERLIEQGLKLENKSSIFMALKVFLGKRLKYHAYITEPKDSKGYEREKRRLDWATSRFGEVLADEIEPSE
- the NUP2 gene encoding nucleoporin NUP2 (similar to uniprot|P32499 Saccharomyces cerevisiae YLR335W NUP2 Protein involved in nucleocytoplasmic transport binds to either the nucleoplasmic or cytoplasmic faces of the nuclear pore complex depending on Ran-GTP levels also has a role in chromatin organization), with protein sequence MFGCNSHRSCSRDKCLKLMHITYYVYVAWSSENLDIFHSAQYSVTAITLRSCCVCRGSTPRSGIDFCRASARDIFLVDRLQNVKSVLDSFDGSSQGFLKLVTTPFRAMAKRIADAQITRESLATDADDQEVDLEPSNGFKKASNDVMRTRRIAQPRKKRQLGAGAGTSAESSMANAFSFSGGPSSTAGAGASRATTSDAAQGARRKALNLQFQAKIAQFIAADPCADLSSVFAQYQKYFRDTQSAEKPAAQPAAEIAAKPAAKPAAKPAAPAAKSDSESDSDDGDVKVQGPTFTLTQKPTTTSSVFSFGPKKPAKRDPSDSESEVEIKGPQFTFQNNAASKPSDSVFKLKPEATEADSKPSETSEKAKGQAQPHQPKFSFGAEKATKPAFTFGKPAAVEDKPTQEKPAFSFSFGANKTSDDSSKTASALGSSSEPSKPDTEQKAAPFSFSKSSAAPAQEANPKPFSFSQPAATANKQDGSVKPSFTFGQPAADKPKPSFTFGAPGNASAASGEAQKDGSGEKPKPFTFGASSSPAAPSFSFGKPAAAAASKEPPSGGFKFSLPFSSNTSAPAAGQNASQSTEANGSEPAATEKAEAAPETKPEAASEPKADTEQGQAMVMSNGEEAENLLFSKRAKLMVINPETKAYESRGVGELKLLQNKDDKAKVRILCRSDGMGHILLNTKVVKSFQYTPADADKENFVKCPVVNADGKLENYIIRVKQKADGRQLCKSISDAQESM
- the RPS25B gene encoding 40S ribosomal protein eS25 (some similarities with uniprot|P07282 Saccharomyces cerevisiae YLR333c RPS31B and some similarites with uniprot|P07282 Saccharomyces cerevisiae YGR027c RPS31A); the protein is MPPKQQLSKAQKAAAAMAGGKKSKKKWSKKSHKDKAQHAIILDQEKYDRIMKEVPTYRYVSVSVLVDRLKLGGSLARVVLRQLEQDGVIKPISKHSTQAIYARATAA
- a CDS encoding uncharacterized protein (similar to uniprot|P53217 Saccharomyces cerevisiae YGR026W Protein of unknown function green fluorescent protein (GFP)-fusion protein localizes to the cell periphery), whose product is MAVQKIIRKKPKAKVDPLAKQKIIWTAGHGLTLACGAIYAVFYLFQCLTFYRYRSWKTLFLIARPPINKPRTWLKWLWRLFPQISYRLSVIGVFLSYGVTSYQNWNALNPSWYDLLSKENFQSILIACLWLFSRATIFKLIPFMLTSYLHLTVKENESEEKESSAQNTQLLHVIAYSELIVAGILFLDTISFKGASGFVLALYLAIYWLRLNFSPYAQVTLLRLVVKLDKKVPPKFESQWKQVKEFLYLRMDESKKKRAEIAKPY